A DNA window from Mus pahari chromosome 13, PAHARI_EIJ_v1.1, whole genome shotgun sequence contains the following coding sequences:
- the LOC110330748 gene encoding UDP-glucuronosyltransferase 2B17-like — protein MEDFVQSSGDHGVVVFSLGSMVSTMTEEKANAIAWALAQIPQKVLWRFDGNPPASLGPNTRIYKWLPQNDLLGHPKTKAFVTHGGANGLYEAIHHGIPMIGIPLFSEQHDNIAHMVAKGAAVALNIKTMSRSDLLNALEEVINNPSYKENVMWLSTIHHDQPMKPLDRTIFWIEFVMRHKGAKHLRPLAHNLTWYQYHSLDVIGFLLACVVATVALPVKCCLFAYQFFVKKAKKTKNE, from the exons ATGGAAGACTTCGTCCAGAGTTCTGGAGACCATGGTGTGGTGGTGTTTTCTCTAGGGTCGATGGTCAGTACCATGACAGAAGAAAAGGCCAATGCAATTGCATGGGCCCTTGCCCAGATTCCACAAAAG GTTCTTTGGCGATTTGATGGCAACCCCCCAGCTTCCTTAGGACCCAATACCAGAATCTACAAGTGGCTCCCCCAGAATGACCTTCTTG GTCATCCAAAAACCAAAGCCTTTGTAACTCATGGTGGTGCGAATGGACTTTATGAGGCAATCCATCATGGAATCCCTATGATTGGCATTCCTTTGTTTTCAGAACAACATGATAACATTGCCCACATGGTGGCCAAAGGAGCAGCTGTTGCATTAAATATCAAAACAATGTCAAGGTCAGATTTGCTCAATGCACTGGAAGAAGTCATTAATAATCCTTC CTATAAAGAGAATGTGATGTGGTTGTCAACCATTCACCATGACCAACCTATGAAGCCCCTGGACAGGACTATATTTTGGATTGAGTTTGTCATGCGCCACAAAGGAGCCAAGCACCTGAGACCACTCGCACACAATCTCACCTGGTACCAGTACCACTCTCTGGATGTGATTGGATTCCTGCTCGCCTGTGTGGTGGCCACTGTAGCCCTTCCTGTAAAGTGCTGCTTGTTTGCTTATCAATTCTTTGTAAAGAAGGCAAAGAAAACGAAGAATGAGTAG